The Streptomyces sp. NBC_01689 genome includes a window with the following:
- a CDS encoding DinB family protein yields the protein MTVTTTPSAAPDGERADLLAELASARSALTATTRGLDDKQAGERPTVSALCLGGLIKHVASTEDAWMRFAAEGPSAMRYDLPEGVTWADLAAGTAREFPQWAVDRQDEFRMLPGETLAGVLRSYEEVAARTERVVASVPDLSAAHPLPEAPWNEPGAVRSVRRVLLHVIAETAQHAGHADILRETLDGQTST from the coding sequence GTGACCGTCACGACCACCCCCTCCGCGGCCCCCGACGGCGAGCGGGCCGACCTGCTCGCCGAACTCGCGAGCGCGCGCTCCGCCCTGACCGCCACGACGCGCGGTCTCGACGACAAGCAGGCCGGCGAACGGCCGACCGTCAGCGCGCTGTGCCTGGGCGGCCTGATCAAGCACGTCGCGTCCACCGAGGACGCGTGGATGCGATTCGCGGCCGAGGGCCCCTCTGCGATGCGATACGACCTGCCCGAGGGTGTCACCTGGGCCGACCTCGCGGCCGGCACCGCCCGCGAGTTCCCGCAGTGGGCCGTGGACCGCCAGGACGAGTTCCGGATGCTGCCCGGCGAGACGCTGGCCGGCGTCCTCCGGAGCTACGAGGAGGTCGCCGCGCGGACCGAACGGGTCGTCGCCTCCGTCCCCGACCTGTCGGCGGCGCATCCGCTGCCGGAGGCGCCCTGGAACGAACCGGGAGCGGTGCGCAGTGTGCGCCGGGTGCTGCTGCACGTCATCGCCGAGACCGCGCAGCACGCCGGACACGCGGACATCCTGCGCGAGACGCTCGACGGACAGACGTCGACCTGA
- a CDS encoding helix-turn-helix transcriptional regulator, with amino-acid sequence MPKTSARLLTLLSLLQARRDWPGQLLAERLEVSPRTVRRDVDRLRELGYPVAATKGPDGGYRLGAGTELPPLLFDDDQAVALTVALQTVTTTGAGVGEAAARALNTVRQVMPARLRHRVDALRVTAVEPARTGPDTGADARVLVALGAAVQAREVLRFGYARPSAPETARAASDTAGPRRAEPHHLVTWGGRCYLVAWDLDRDDWRTFRVDRITPRTPTGPRFTPRELPGGDVAAFVADRFQGSDGTGGRPCTGEVILGLPASVVSTYTRDGAVEELGPDRCRLVLGAWSWPGLAATLGRFDTDIQVVGPDELRNAFALLARRCAAAAAGEPTGPAAPVTPTPTGPAAST; translated from the coding sequence ATGCCGAAGACCTCCGCGCGACTGCTGACGCTGCTGTCCCTGCTCCAGGCGCGCCGCGACTGGCCCGGGCAGCTGCTGGCCGAACGGCTGGAGGTCAGTCCCCGCACCGTGCGCCGCGACGTCGACCGTCTGCGCGAGCTCGGCTACCCGGTGGCGGCCACGAAGGGGCCCGACGGGGGCTACCGCCTCGGTGCCGGTACGGAGCTGCCGCCGCTGCTGTTCGACGACGACCAGGCCGTCGCGCTCACGGTCGCCCTCCAGACCGTCACCACCACCGGCGCGGGCGTCGGGGAGGCCGCCGCCCGTGCGCTGAACACCGTCCGGCAGGTCATGCCCGCCCGGCTGCGGCATCGCGTGGACGCCCTGCGGGTCACCGCCGTCGAACCCGCGCGCACCGGGCCGGACACCGGGGCCGACGCCCGGGTGCTGGTGGCGCTCGGCGCGGCCGTCCAGGCCCGCGAGGTGCTGCGCTTCGGCTACGCCCGCCCGTCCGCGCCCGAAACCGCCCGGGCGGCCTCCGACACGGCCGGGCCGCGCCGGGCGGAGCCGCACCATCTGGTCACCTGGGGCGGACGCTGCTACCTCGTCGCCTGGGACCTCGACCGCGACGACTGGCGCACCTTCCGCGTCGACCGGATCACCCCGCGCACCCCCACGGGTCCCCGCTTCACCCCGCGTGAACTGCCCGGAGGGGACGTGGCCGCCTTTGTCGCCGACCGCTTCCAGGGCTCCGACGGCACCGGCGGCCGGCCCTGCACCGGCGAGGTGATCCTCGGCCTGCCCGCTTCCGTCGTGTCCACCTACACGCGGGACGGAGCCGTCGAGGAACTCGGCCCCGACCGCTGCCGGCTCGTCCTGGGCGCGTGGTCGTGGCCCGGACTGGCCGCCACCCTCGGCCGGTTCGACACCGACATCCAGGTCGTGGGCCCGGACGAACTCAGGAACGCCTTCGCACTCCTGGCCCGCCGCTGCGCCGCGGCCGCGGCCGGCGAACCCACCGGCCCGGCCGCACCCGTCACCCCCACACCCACCGGCCCCGCCGCCTCCACCTGA
- a CDS encoding SpoIIE family protein phosphatase encodes MNARLALLRTVAPGVTESDIFRLALQHALGELGALGGAIHLRGPMSMLRMVSTAGLPPALTRTWEIVDQEGPLAPARALQQDTGVWVPFTVAPPPAAPPEPGDPATEAAEAVWPGTGLAALPLFGRDRGIGALTVLTGDDGEPTEEQWEFLRAVVAWAEDRMVQAPPPSRPSHAEPDRERLREALKEVSVGAWDWDIRTGELIWDKEALELYGTLPADFTGRIENWMRIVHPDDLAPTLALAERAIREHGVFEAEYRVRKRDGTWGWTQTRGGATYDENGEPVRMGGLGWNSDESRSARDALSRALRHMSDGFLAVDDEWRITFANLEAERTLGFSEEELFDRVLWDLPSARQIPELESQCRRAAAEEKPASFDVRMRDSGRRYQVRLVPGPDGRTLYLTDVTERRRAEEERVAAERAAVERSARITELTAALAKATTSRDVVDAVARRVLPPFAASALLVQAVEDDRLCNVGAVGYSADFLDHLDNRPRAPGDPAWDAIATGRPLFLASVGELTAHAPALAHRAGRTDMKSWAFLPLTASGHTFGVCVLSFDRPRTLTDEERTLLATISALVAQALERARLYDAEHTRSRELQRSLLPQVLPSMPACTAAARYLPAGQGMDVGGDWYDVIPLSGGQVALVVGDVMGHGLPEAATMGRLRTAVHTLADLELPPDEIMSRLNDIVGGMGEGSYVTCLYALYDSTTQICSIARAGHPPPALVHPDGTVRFPELSTDPPLGAAEPPFETVEVPVPEGSLLVLYTDGLVESAKREIDEGMAELAELLRTVHRKGTDTDLDRLCDILTAGLLPAEHQAADDAAVLVARLHALTGDQMASWPLPEDPRAAGQARRHVREQLTSWGLDGLTPTTELLASELVGNVVRHAKGPLRLRLLRSAGLICEVFDGSLTMPRIRRAADTDEGGRGLQLITALSQRWGTRYTPTGKCIWTEQPLNGSTGQKDVPPETLDRMFPDAEGFEADLDALLPEEPST; translated from the coding sequence ATGAACGCACGGCTGGCTCTGCTGCGTACAGTGGCCCCCGGAGTCACGGAGAGTGACATCTTCCGGCTGGCGCTGCAGCACGCGCTGGGAGAGCTGGGCGCCCTGGGCGGAGCGATCCATCTGCGCGGCCCCATGTCCATGCTGCGCATGGTGTCCACGGCCGGCCTCCCGCCCGCCCTGACCCGCACCTGGGAGATCGTCGACCAGGAGGGCCCGCTCGCCCCGGCCCGTGCCCTGCAGCAGGACACCGGCGTGTGGGTGCCGTTCACCGTCGCCCCGCCGCCCGCCGCTCCGCCCGAGCCCGGCGATCCCGCGACGGAGGCGGCCGAGGCCGTCTGGCCCGGCACCGGTCTGGCCGCCCTCCCGCTGTTCGGCAGGGACCGCGGCATCGGTGCCCTGACCGTGCTGACGGGCGACGACGGGGAGCCCACCGAAGAGCAGTGGGAGTTTCTCCGGGCCGTCGTCGCCTGGGCCGAGGACCGCATGGTCCAGGCGCCACCGCCCTCCCGTCCCTCGCACGCGGAGCCGGACCGGGAGCGCCTGCGGGAGGCGCTGAAGGAGGTGAGCGTCGGCGCGTGGGACTGGGACATCCGCACCGGTGAGCTGATCTGGGACAAGGAGGCCCTGGAGCTCTACGGCACCCTGCCCGCGGACTTCACCGGCCGGATCGAGAACTGGATGCGGATCGTCCACCCCGACGACCTGGCGCCGACCCTCGCGCTGGCGGAGCGGGCGATCCGGGAGCACGGTGTGTTCGAGGCCGAGTACCGGGTGCGCAAACGGGACGGCACCTGGGGCTGGACCCAGACCCGCGGCGGTGCCACGTACGACGAGAACGGCGAGCCGGTCCGGATGGGCGGCCTGGGCTGGAACAGCGACGAGTCCCGCTCCGCCCGGGACGCGCTCAGCCGGGCCCTTCGCCACATGAGCGACGGCTTCCTCGCGGTGGACGACGAGTGGCGGATCACCTTCGCCAACCTGGAGGCCGAGCGCACGCTGGGCTTCTCCGAGGAGGAGCTGTTCGACCGCGTCCTGTGGGACCTGCCCAGCGCACGGCAGATCCCCGAGCTGGAGAGCCAGTGCCGGCGGGCGGCCGCCGAGGAGAAGCCCGCCAGCTTCGACGTGCGCATGCGGGACAGCGGGCGCCGCTATCAGGTGCGCCTCGTGCCCGGACCCGACGGCCGCACCCTATACCTCACGGACGTCACCGAGAGACGGCGGGCGGAGGAGGAACGTGTCGCCGCCGAGCGCGCCGCCGTCGAGCGGTCGGCCCGGATCACCGAACTGACCGCCGCGCTCGCCAAGGCCACGACCTCCCGCGACGTGGTGGACGCCGTCGCGCGACGGGTGCTGCCCCCGTTCGCGGCCTCCGCGCTCCTGGTCCAGGCGGTCGAGGACGACCGGCTCTGCAACGTCGGCGCCGTCGGGTACTCGGCCGACTTCCTCGACCATCTCGACAACCGCCCCCGGGCCCCCGGCGACCCGGCCTGGGACGCCATCGCGACCGGCCGGCCCCTGTTCCTGGCCTCGGTGGGGGAGCTGACCGCGCACGCGCCCGCGCTGGCCCACCGGGCCGGCCGTACGGACATGAAGTCGTGGGCGTTCCTCCCGCTGACGGCGTCCGGCCACACGTTCGGCGTCTGTGTCCTGTCCTTCGACCGCCCGCGCACCCTCACCGACGAGGAGCGCACCCTGCTGGCCACCATCAGCGCCCTCGTCGCGCAGGCCCTGGAGCGGGCCCGGCTCTACGACGCCGAGCACACCCGCTCGCGCGAACTCCAGCGCAGCCTGCTCCCCCAGGTCCTGCCCAGCATGCCCGCCTGCACGGCCGCCGCCCGCTACCTCCCGGCGGGACAGGGCATGGACGTGGGCGGCGACTGGTACGACGTCATCCCGCTCTCCGGCGGTCAGGTCGCCCTCGTCGTCGGGGACGTCATGGGCCACGGGCTTCCCGAGGCGGCCACCATGGGACGCCTGCGCACGGCCGTGCACACCCTGGCCGACCTCGAACTGCCCCCCGACGAGATCATGAGCCGCCTCAACGACATCGTCGGCGGCATGGGTGAGGGCTCGTACGTCACCTGCCTGTACGCGCTCTACGACTCCACCACCCAGATCTGCTCCATCGCCCGGGCCGGGCACCCGCCGCCCGCGCTGGTCCATCCCGACGGCACCGTGCGCTTCCCGGAGCTCTCCACCGACCCGCCCCTGGGCGCGGCGGAACCCCCGTTCGAGACGGTCGAGGTGCCGGTGCCCGAGGGGAGTCTGCTCGTGCTCTACACCGACGGTCTGGTCGAGTCGGCGAAGCGGGAGATCGACGAGGGCATGGCGGAGCTCGCCGAACTTCTCCGTACGGTCCACCGGAAGGGCACCGACACGGATCTCGACCGCCTCTGCGACATCCTGACCGCCGGTCTGCTGCCCGCCGAGCACCAGGCGGCCGACGACGCGGCCGTGCTCGTGGCCCGCCTGCACGCCCTGACCGGTGACCAGATGGCCTCCTGGCCCCTCCCCGAGGACCCGCGGGCGGCCGGCCAGGCCCGGCGGCACGTCCGGGAGCAGCTCACCAGCTGGGGGCTGGACGGCCTGACCCCCACCACGGAACTCCTCGCCAGTGAGCTGGTGGGCAACGTCGTGCGCCACGCCAAGGGCCCGCTCCGGCTGCGTCTGCTGCGCAGCGCCGGTCTGATCTGCGAGGTCTTCGACGGCAGCCTCACGATGCCCCGCATCCGTCGCGCGGCCGACACCGACGAAGGGGGGCGCGGCCTGCAGCTGATCACCGCGCTCTCCCAGCGCTGGGGCACGCGCTACACGCCGACGGGCAAGTGCATCTGGACCGAACAGCCGCTGAACGGCTCCACGGGACAGAAGGACGTGCCGCCGGAGACCCTGGACCGGATGTTCCCGGACGCGGAGGGGTTCGAGGCGGACCTGGACGCCCTGCTGCCGGAGGAGCCCAGCACATAG
- a CDS encoding oxidoreductase: MRTWFITGGGPGGFGMAYAEAALERGDNVVLTARRPELLAEWAGAHGDSVLVLPLDVTDTRRIEEAVAAAEARFGGIDVLVNNAGRGWYGSVEGMTDDAVRRTFELNFFAVVAVLRAVLPGMRARRSGWIVNMSSVAGLRGVTGFGYYTAAKFALEGLTEVLREEVAPLGVRVLAVEPGAFRTRAYAGFADEPVTETVDSYRPLVESVRDFMVAQDGKQPGDPVRAVRAVVEALDQEEPPRRLVLGGAGYDAVVGHLDAALAEIRAHETVSRGADFPASG; encoded by the coding sequence ATGAGGACCTGGTTCATCACCGGGGGCGGCCCCGGCGGATTCGGCATGGCCTACGCGGAAGCGGCGCTGGAACGGGGCGACAACGTCGTCCTCACCGCCCGCAGGCCCGAGCTGCTCGCGGAGTGGGCCGGAGCCCACGGCGACAGCGTGCTGGTCCTGCCGCTGGACGTCACCGACACCCGGCGGATCGAGGAGGCCGTCGCGGCGGCGGAGGCACGCTTCGGCGGCATCGACGTCCTGGTCAACAACGCCGGACGGGGCTGGTACGGCTCCGTCGAGGGCATGACGGACGACGCCGTGCGGCGCACTTTCGAGCTGAACTTCTTCGCCGTCGTGGCCGTCCTGCGTGCCGTTCTGCCCGGCATGCGCGCCCGGCGGAGCGGATGGATCGTCAACATGTCCTCGGTGGCGGGCCTGCGGGGAGTCACCGGCTTCGGCTACTACACGGCCGCCAAGTTCGCGCTCGAAGGGCTCACCGAGGTGCTGCGCGAGGAGGTGGCGCCGCTGGGCGTCCGGGTCCTCGCCGTGGAGCCGGGCGCCTTCCGCACCCGGGCCTACGCCGGTTTCGCGGACGAACCGGTGACCGAGACCGTGGACTCCTACCGGCCGCTCGTGGAGTCCGTACGGGACTTCATGGTCGCGCAGGACGGGAAGCAGCCCGGCGATCCGGTCCGTGCCGTCCGCGCCGTCGTCGAGGCCCTCGACCAGGAGGAACCGCCACGTCGGCTGGTCCTGGGCGGCGCGGGGTACGACGCCGTGGTCGGGCACCTGGACGCGGCCCTCGCGGAGATCCGCGCTCACGAGACCGTCTCGCGCGGAGCCGACTTCCCGGCTTCCGGATGA
- a CDS encoding nuclear transport factor 2 family protein, translating into MASVSLDALPQAVTRYLAAHRLHDTAAEIANFTSDATVTDDGTTHTGIDAIERWTDRTAGEYSYTIEPVAVQETSDREYTVTQRLEGDFPGGIVDLHFRFTLRDGLIERLVIEA; encoded by the coding sequence ATGGCATCCGTCAGTCTCGACGCACTCCCCCAGGCCGTCACCCGCTATCTGGCGGCCCACCGTCTGCACGACACCGCGGCGGAGATCGCGAACTTCACGTCCGACGCCACGGTGACCGACGACGGGACGACCCACACCGGCATCGACGCCATCGAGCGGTGGACGGACCGCACCGCCGGCGAGTACAGCTACACGATCGAGCCCGTGGCGGTCCAGGAGACCTCCGACCGGGAGTACACGGTCACCCAGCGGCTCGAAGGTGACTTCCCCGGCGGGATCGTCGACCTGCACTTCCGGTTCACCCTGCGCGACGGACTCATCGAGCGGCTCGTCATCGAGGCCTGA
- a CDS encoding winged helix-turn-helix transcriptional regulator yields MPARIRLEDRECPLSRTVQHVGEWWTLLILHDAFDGFTRFDQFQENLGISSSMLTSRLKSLVAEGLFERRRYQTRPDRYEYVLTEYGRSLRSVIVALAAWGNSQLAADERSMILVDARTGAEADPVVVDRTTGRRVDTDEFVFTAGPAASDAMRTRYADTANGS; encoded by the coding sequence ATGCCGGCCCGCATTCGCCTGGAGGACCGCGAGTGTCCGCTGTCCAGGACCGTCCAGCACGTGGGCGAGTGGTGGACGCTGCTGATCCTGCATGACGCCTTCGACGGCTTCACCAGGTTCGACCAGTTCCAGGAGAACCTCGGCATCTCGTCGAGCATGCTGACGAGCAGGCTCAAGTCCCTGGTGGCCGAAGGTCTCTTCGAGCGACGCCGCTACCAGACCCGCCCCGACCGCTACGAGTACGTCCTCACCGAGTACGGCCGCTCGCTGCGGTCGGTCATCGTCGCGCTCGCCGCGTGGGGGAACTCGCAGCTCGCCGCGGACGAGCGGTCCATGATCCTCGTCGACGCGCGGACGGGCGCCGAGGCCGATCCCGTGGTCGTCGACCGGACGACGGGCCGGCGTGTCGACACGGACGAGTTCGTCTTCACCGCCGGTCCGGCCGCGAGCGACGCCATGCGGACCCGGTACGCGGACACGGCGAACGGCTCCTGA
- a CDS encoding DNA alkylation repair protein, producing MPLAEELLGSAAVAGLADCLDRAGRPRDARAVREAGTRLDGLALRERSDLVRDVLTAHLPEGYAATQTVVRTALGDPGFTGWMIWPVTEAVVTRALDDDDPDSFEAALRLLAELTPRLTAEFAIRRMLRADLIRALRVVREWTGHPDEHVRRLASEGTRPRLPWAVRVPGLLDRPELTRPLLDALYRDPSEYVRRSVANHVNDISHAAPDLAVEIAAGWSAAPDAHTPRVVRHALRTTVKKGHPGALALMGFEPATEVAVSAPRLGEDRVAVGDEITFAFDVHNEGAAPAKLVIDYVIHYRKANGATAPKVFKLTTRTLRAGERVSITRRHSFRRITTRVFHPGAHALELQVNGAVRGRAEFTLLAPS from the coding sequence GTGCCGCTGGCCGAGGAACTGCTGGGATCGGCGGCGGTGGCCGGTCTCGCCGACTGTCTCGACCGGGCCGGCCGGCCGCGCGACGCGCGGGCCGTCCGCGAGGCCGGGACGAGGCTCGACGGACTCGCCCTGCGCGAACGCAGCGACCTGGTGCGGGACGTCCTGACGGCGCATCTGCCCGAGGGGTACGCCGCGACACAGACCGTCGTCCGCACGGCGCTCGGCGATCCCGGATTCACCGGATGGATGATCTGGCCGGTGACGGAGGCGGTCGTCACACGTGCGCTCGACGACGACGATCCGGACTCCTTCGAGGCGGCCCTGCGCCTGCTGGCGGAGCTGACCCCCCGGCTGACCGCCGAGTTCGCGATCCGCCGGATGCTCCGGGCCGACCTCATCCGCGCGCTCCGCGTCGTACGGGAGTGGACCGGCCACCCCGACGAGCACGTCCGGCGCCTGGCGAGCGAGGGGACACGGCCCCGGCTGCCCTGGGCGGTCCGGGTACCCGGGCTGCTGGACCGCCCCGAGCTGACCCGCCCCCTCCTGGACGCGCTCTACCGCGATCCGTCCGAGTACGTGAGGCGGTCCGTCGCCAACCACGTGAACGACATCAGCCACGCCGCCCCGGACCTGGCCGTCGAGATCGCCGCCGGGTGGAGCGCGGCACCGGACGCGCACACCCCCCGGGTCGTACGGCACGCGCTGCGTACGACCGTGAAGAAGGGGCACCCCGGTGCGCTGGCCCTGATGGGGTTCGAGCCGGCGACGGAGGTCGCCGTCTCCGCTCCCCGGCTCGGCGAGGACCGGGTGGCGGTGGGCGACGAGATCACCTTCGCGTTCGACGTCCACAACGAGGGGGCCGCGCCGGCCAAGCTGGTGATCGACTACGTGATCCACTACCGGAAGGCGAACGGCGCCACCGCGCCGAAGGTCTTCAAGCTCACCACCAGGACGCTCCGGGCGGGCGAACGCGTCTCGATCACCCGGCGGCACTCCTTCAGGAGGATCACCACCCGGGTCTTCCATCCGGGGGCGCACGCCCTGGAGCTCCAGGTCAACGGCGCGGTCCGCGGCCGCGCGGAGTTCACCCTGCTCGCACCGTCCTGA
- a CDS encoding VOC family protein, whose protein sequence is MERVLGIGGYFMRAADPAALSAWYRDCLGLDADEHGLWRQGDGPTVFATFESGTDYFGSPAQQTMLNFRVRDLDAMLAQLRAGGADVAEETQEMEGVGRFGWVTDPEGRRVELWQPA, encoded by the coding sequence ATGGAACGAGTGCTGGGAATCGGTGGGTACTTCATGCGGGCCGCGGACCCGGCGGCCCTGAGCGCCTGGTACCGCGACTGTCTGGGCCTGGACGCGGACGAGCACGGCCTGTGGCGTCAGGGGGACGGGCCGACGGTCTTCGCGACGTTCGAGTCCGGGACCGACTACTTCGGTTCCCCCGCCCAGCAGACCATGCTCAACTTCCGGGTCCGCGACCTCGACGCGATGCTCGCGCAGCTGCGGGCCGGGGGAGCGGACGTGGCGGAGGAGACGCAGGAGATGGAGGGGGTCGGCCGGTTCGGCTGGGTCACCGACCCCGAGGGCCGTCGCGTGGAACTGTGGCAGCCCGCCTGA
- a CDS encoding Pls/PosA family non-ribosomal peptide synthetase: MVEQSSEVFIVGADAPAAVRPTGAQPTTAETETGLAEVLAGVVSAEHVPVDSHFFDDLGANSLVMAQFCARVRKRPDLPSASMKDIYRYPTIRTLAAALTEALPAIPDASLPAAPSVAAPSPIPAPRPSTSRYVLCGTAQLLLFLGYSFATGLGAARGYEWIAAGSGLADVYTRSVLFGGLGFVTLCGFPVVAKWILVGRWKACEFPVWSLAYLRFWLVKVLLHANPMIFFVGNPLYVLYLRALGARIGAEVTILSRSVPVCTDLLTIGSGSVVRKDSFFLCYRAHAGRIQTGPVTLGRDVFVGEKTVLDIDTAMGDGAQLGHSSALHPGQAVPAGERRHGSPAEPTPIDHVRVGPAACGTPRRAWFGIATLLQLFLLYLPLAVGGTYMVFTQVPALGRRLEAATPALTSSDFLIDSLILSLVLFLGFVVLGLVALFTVPRLLNLVVEPDRVYPLYGFHYALHRAMTTMTNLRFFAWLFGDSSYVVPYLRGLGYDLSEVEQTGSNFGSEVQHETPFLVSVGSGTMIADGLSVVNADYSSTSFRVSRATIGPRNFLGNNIAYPAGGRTGENCLLATKVMVPLDGEIRTGVGLLGSPCFEIPRSVERDSRFDHLRTGAELKRSLAAKNRYNLRSMALFLFLRWLHTLVLTAFALATAGLYGALGQVVIGAYVAVTLTFTALYFVLVERCVARFRPLSPRLCSIYDPYFWWHERLWKVPDHYLDIFNGTPFKSLIWRMLGVRIGRRVFDDGCYLTERTLAAIGDDCTLSAGSKIQCHSQEDGTFKSDRTTLGAGCTLGVGAHVHYGVTMGDGAVLAPDSFLMKGEEVPSRAHWGGNPAVETAAAPAAPDRTDATAAAGTCPAGDTAATAS, encoded by the coding sequence ATGGTGGAGCAGTCCTCCGAGGTCTTCATAGTCGGAGCGGACGCACCAGCCGCCGTCAGGCCGACCGGCGCACAGCCGACGACGGCGGAGACCGAGACGGGACTCGCCGAGGTGCTGGCGGGCGTCGTGTCCGCCGAACACGTTCCGGTCGACAGCCACTTCTTCGACGACCTCGGCGCCAACTCGCTGGTCATGGCGCAGTTCTGCGCACGGGTCAGGAAGCGGCCGGACCTGCCGTCCGCGTCGATGAAGGACATCTACCGGTACCCCACGATCCGGACCCTGGCGGCGGCCCTCACGGAGGCCCTGCCCGCCATCCCAGACGCGTCGCTCCCCGCCGCGCCGTCGGTGGCCGCGCCCTCGCCGATCCCGGCGCCCCGGCCGAGCACCTCGCGCTACGTCCTGTGCGGCACCGCCCAACTGCTGCTGTTCCTCGGGTACTCCTTCGCCACCGGACTGGGCGCCGCCCGCGGCTACGAATGGATCGCCGCAGGTTCGGGCCTCGCCGACGTCTACACGCGCTCGGTCCTCTTCGGAGGCCTCGGATTCGTCACTCTGTGCGGATTTCCCGTCGTCGCCAAATGGATTCTGGTCGGACGCTGGAAAGCGTGTGAATTCCCCGTCTGGAGCCTGGCCTATCTGCGTTTCTGGCTCGTCAAGGTACTGCTCCACGCCAATCCGATGATCTTCTTCGTCGGCAATCCCCTGTACGTGCTGTATCTGCGCGCCCTCGGCGCGCGGATCGGCGCCGAGGTCACGATCCTCTCCCGGTCGGTCCCCGTCTGCACCGACCTGCTCACGATCGGCTCCGGGTCGGTCGTCCGCAAGGACTCGTTCTTCCTCTGCTACCGGGCGCACGCGGGCCGGATCCAGACCGGTCCGGTCACCCTCGGCCGGGACGTGTTCGTGGGCGAGAAGACCGTCCTCGACATCGACACGGCGATGGGCGACGGCGCCCAGCTCGGACACTCCTCGGCCCTCCACCCCGGCCAGGCCGTCCCGGCCGGTGAGCGACGGCACGGCTCCCCGGCGGAACCCACGCCGATCGACCACGTACGGGTCGGGCCGGCGGCCTGCGGGACGCCGCGCCGCGCCTGGTTCGGGATCGCCACCCTGCTCCAGCTGTTCCTCCTCTACCTCCCGCTGGCCGTCGGCGGGACGTACATGGTCTTCACGCAGGTTCCGGCGCTCGGCCGACGGCTGGAGGCGGCCACCCCCGCGCTCACGTCGTCGGACTTCCTGATCGACTCGCTGATCCTGTCCCTCGTGCTGTTCCTCGGCTTCGTGGTCCTGGGTCTCGTCGCCCTGTTCACCGTGCCACGGCTGCTGAACCTCGTCGTCGAACCCGACCGGGTCTATCCGCTGTACGGCTTCCACTACGCGCTCCACCGGGCGATGACGACGATGACGAACCTCAGGTTCTTCGCCTGGCTCTTCGGCGACAGCTCGTACGTCGTGCCCTATCTGCGCGGCCTCGGCTACGACCTGTCGGAGGTCGAGCAGACCGGGTCGAACTTCGGCTCGGAGGTGCAGCACGAGACGCCGTTCCTGGTGAGCGTCGGAAGCGGGACGATGATCGCGGACGGCCTCTCGGTCGTCAACGCGGACTACTCGAGCACGTCCTTCCGGGTCTCCCGGGCGACGATCGGGCCGCGCAACTTCCTCGGCAACAACATCGCCTATCCCGCCGGAGGCCGGACGGGGGAGAACTGCCTCCTCGCCACGAAGGTGATGGTCCCCCTGGACGGCGAGATCCGTACGGGGGTCGGGCTGCTCGGCTCACCGTGCTTCGAGATCCCCCGCTCGGTGGAGCGCGACTCGCGCTTCGACCACCTCAGGACCGGTGCGGAACTCAAGCGCAGCCTCGCCGCGAAGAACCGCTACAACCTCCGCTCGATGGCGCTCTTCCTGTTCCTGCGCTGGCTGCACACCCTGGTGCTCACGGCGTTCGCGCTCGCCACCGCCGGACTGTACGGAGCACTCGGGCAGGTCGTGATCGGCGCGTACGTGGCGGTCACGCTGACGTTCACCGCCCTGTACTTCGTCCTCGTGGAGCGCTGCGTCGCCCGGTTCCGTCCGCTGAGCCCGCGGCTGTGCTCCATCTACGACCCGTACTTCTGGTGGCACGAGCGCCTGTGGAAGGTGCCGGACCACTACCTCGACATCTTCAACGGGACGCCCTTCAAGAGCCTGATCTGGCGGATGCTGGGCGTCCGCATCGGCCGCCGGGTCTTCGACGACGGCTGCTATCTGACGGAGCGGACGCTCGCCGCGATCGGCGACGACTGCACCCTCAGCGCCGGCAGCAAGATCCAGTGCCACTCGCAGGAGGACGGCACCTTCAAGTCCGACCGGACCACCCTCGGTGCCGGCTGCACCCTCGGGGTCGGCGCCCATGTGCACTACGGCGTGACGATGGGCGACGGCGCCGTGCTGGCACCCGACTCCTTCCTCATGAAGGGCGAGGAGGTCCCCTCCCGGGCGCACTGGGGAGGAAACCCCGCCGTGGAGACCGCCGCCGCCCCGGCGGCCCCCGACAGGACCGACGCGACGGCGGCAGCGGGAACGTGCCCGGCCGGCGACACCGCGGCCACGGCGAGTTGA